The following coding sequences lie in one Alosa alosa isolate M-15738 ecotype Scorff River chromosome 21, AALO_Geno_1.1, whole genome shotgun sequence genomic window:
- the LOC125286530 gene encoding ras-GEF domain-containing family member 1C-like produces MPQTVCPSTMFAPSGLGPPLASGEEPPQEGPGPETGFAESPPFSSASLDTLIQNLVPTTDYYPEKAYVFTFLLSSRLFIPPHELLARVCELCIQQQQLEQTPLDAAKVKKFGPKILQLLTEWTETFPSDFREEKMVAHLKDIIHRIAPCDEAYRKKLNLVLQNLNAKLAAMAQGDESIVKVTASVSDKLVAFKTKPAPIQKDMISICNDPFTLAQQLTHIELEHLSHIGPEEFVQAFIQKDPLDTTQPCFSEQSKSSSNLEAYVRWFNRLCYLVATEICMPAKKKQRAQVIEFFIDVARECFNIGNFNSLMAIISGMNMSPVSRLKKTWAKVKTAKFFILEHQMDPTGNFYNYRTALRGAAHRSHTAHSNREKIVIPFFSLLIKDIYFLNESCANRLPNGHVNFEKFVELARQVGEFIAWKQVECPFEEDRSILHYLHTAPIFNEDGLYLASYESESPENQVEKDRWKCLRSSILGKT; encoded by the exons ATGCCCCAAACTGTGTGCCCCAGCACTATGTTTGCTCCCAGTGGCTTGGGCCCCCCTTTGGCCTCCGGTGAGGAGCCCCCTCAGGAGGGGCCGGGCCCCGAAACTGGATTTGCCGAGAGCCCCCCCTTCTCTTCGGCCTCCCTGGACACCCTCATACAGAACCTGGTGCCCACCACAGACTACTACCCTGAG AAAGCCTATGTGTTCACATTCCTGCTCAGTTCGCGCCTCTTTATCCCCCCCCACGAGCTCCTGGCACGTGTCTGTGAGCTCTgcatccagcagcagcagctagaGCAGACACCCCTGGATGCG GCCAAGGTGAAGAAGTTTGGTCCCAAAATCCTGCAGTTGTTGACAGAGTGGACAGAGACCTTCCCCTCCGATTTTCGAGAAGAGAAGATGGTGGCACATCTTAAAGACATCATCCACAGGATAGCACCTTGTGATGAG GCTTACAGGAAGAagctgaac ctggtgctcCAGAATCTCAATGCCAAGCTGGCAGCGATGGCTCAGGGCGACGAGAGCATCGTCAAGGTCACGGCCTCCGTCTCCGACAAACTGGTGGCCTTCAAGACCAAGCCGGCGCCCATCCAGAAGGACATGATCAGCATCTGCAACGACCCCTTCACTCTGGCCCAGCAGCTCACGCACATCGAGCTG GAGCATTTGAGTCACATTGGACCTGAAGAGTTTGTCCAGGCTTTTATACAGAAAGATCCCCTGGACACCACCCAG CCTTGCTTCAGCGAACAGAGTAAATCGTCCTCCAATTTGGAAGCATATGTGCGCTGGTTCAACAGACTGTGCTACCTGGTGGCCACCGAGATCTGCATG CCTGCCAAGAAGAAGCAGCGTGCCCAGGTCATTGAGTTCTTCATTGATGTGGCTCGGGAGTGCTTCAACATTGGGAACTTCAATTCCCTCATGGCTATCATAT CTGGCATGAACATGAGCCCAGTCTCTCGCCTGAAGAAGACGTGGGCGAAAGTGAAGACGGCAAAGTTCTTCATACTTGAG CATCAAATGGACCCTACTGGGAACTTCTACAACTACAGGACAGCCCTTAGAGGAGCAGCACACAGGTCCCACACAGCTCACAGCAACAGGGAGAAG ATCGTCATTCCTTTCTTCAGCCTCCTCATCAAGGATATCTACTTCCTGAATGAGAGCTGTGCCAATCGTCTGCCCAATGGGCATGTCAACTTTGAG AAATTTGTGGAGCTGGCCAGGCAGGTGGGAGAGTTTATTGCCTGGAAACAGGTGGAATGCCCATTTGAAGAAGACCGCAGCATCCTGCACTACCTCCACACTGCACCCATTTTCAACGAAGATG GTCTTTATCTGGCATCCTATGAGAGTGAAAGTCCAGAGAATCAAGTGGAGAAGGACCGCTGGAAATGTCTCAG GTCCTCCATTCTTGGGAAGACCTGA